A portion of the Nitratidesulfovibrio termitidis HI1 genome contains these proteins:
- a CDS encoding 4Fe-4S dicluster domain-containing protein: MSENKGKTFFIDQTRCTACRGCQAACKQWKKLAADETVNTGSYQNPPDLNGHTFKLVRFNEVEVDGKLKWVFFPEQCRHCLEPPCKMMADAFIPDAIIQDEATGAVIYTEKTKDLDYQTIREACPYDIPRKEESTGLLTKCNMCIDRVRAGMLPACVKTCPTFTMHFGDRDEMLAIARARLAEVQKTSPAALLADSDLVRVLYLCEVHPSHYHHHMVADAGSGPDRIGPFSRRTLLAMRPLRMG, from the coding sequence ATGAGCGAGAACAAGGGCAAGACCTTCTTCATCGACCAGACCCGCTGCACCGCTTGCCGTGGCTGTCAGGCCGCGTGCAAGCAGTGGAAGAAGCTGGCCGCCGACGAAACGGTGAACACCGGCAGCTACCAGAACCCGCCGGACCTCAACGGGCACACCTTCAAGCTGGTGCGCTTCAACGAGGTGGAAGTGGACGGAAAGCTGAAGTGGGTGTTCTTTCCCGAACAGTGCCGCCACTGCCTGGAACCCCCGTGCAAGATGATGGCCGATGCCTTCATCCCCGATGCCATCATCCAGGACGAGGCAACCGGCGCGGTGATCTACACGGAAAAGACGAAGGATCTGGACTACCAGACCATCCGCGAGGCTTGCCCCTACGACATCCCCCGCAAGGAGGAGTCCACGGGCCTGCTCACCAAGTGCAACATGTGCATCGACAGGGTGCGCGCGGGCATGCTGCCCGCCTGCGTGAAGACCTGCCCCACGTTCACCATGCACTTCGGCGACCGCGACGAGATGCTGGCCATTGCCCGCGCGCGGCTGGCCGAGGTGCAGAAGACATCCCCGGCGGCCCTGCTGGCCGATTCCGACCTGGTCCGGGTGCTGTACCTGTGCGAAGTGCACCCCAGCCACTACCACCATCACATGGTGGCCGACGCGGGGAGCGGACCGGACCGTATCGGTCCGTTCAGCCGCCGGACGCTGCTGGCCATGCGGCCCTTGCGCATGGGGTAG
- the fdnG gene encoding formate dehydrogenase-N subunit alpha codes for MKMNRRSFIKLAASGAVVTAFGGLGISLAPVAVHAEGLAIDKATLTTSVCCYCAVGCGLLVWTDPATGRTINIEGNPDHPTNEGTLCPKGSSIWQTTEQSQRITKVLYRAPGSDKWEEKSWDWALPRIARKIKDTRDASFEAVNDKGQPVNRTRAIASVGSAAIDNEEGWLLQAMHRSLGLVYLESHARIUHSSTVGALAESYGRGAMTNHWIDLKNSDVLLIMGSNAAENHPISFKWVTRAQQRGATLIHVDPRFTRTSAKADLYAPIRSGTDLVFFGGLIRHILDNELYFKQYVVDYTNAAYLVGPDYEFKDGLFSGFNPQTASYDRKKWAFVTDDKGVSLKDPTLKDPRCVLQVMRRHYARYDLKTVVNVTGMPEDKVLAVWNAFASTGKPDKAGTILYAMGQCQHTVGVQNIRALSMIQMLLGNIGIAGGGVNALRGESNVQGTTDIALLCDNLPGYLPIPRAIWADYDAYVKAGTPVTADPQSANWWSNLDKYAASLLKAMYPTADHKEAYTWLPKIDDTKVVEYSWLSLFERMYNGGFKGAFVWGQNPCAGGANAGKNRKGLTNLDWMVVVNLFENETSLFWKGPGVNPKDVKTEVFFLPACMSVEKDGSVANSGRWLQWREKSAKFMGDSMSDGDIVIRLFEEVRKLYKAEGGKHPQPILNLDTAYLKDGVYDASALAKRLNGTFMKDVTVAGKEWKAGQQVPGFAALQADGSTACGCWLFSGSYTEQGNMMARHDRTQTPEQAAIGLFPNWSYSWPANRRILYNRAGVDQTGKPFDPKRAVIAWTGEKWVGDVPDGGWKPGEKLPFIMIREGRGQLFGPGRVDGPLPEHYEPFESPLAGNPLSPQRVNPTALHFAHEEKAVRDPRFPYVCTTYRVTEQWQSGTMTRKTAWLKEMQPDGFCEMSRELAAELGVKNGEQVVLESVRGKVQVVAIVTPRLKPFTVMGETVHQVGIPWQFGWGQKKNATFDSANLLSPSVGDPNTGIPETKVFMVNVRKAQPGKQG; via the coding sequence ATGAAAATGAACCGACGCAGCTTCATCAAGCTCGCTGCATCGGGCGCCGTGGTCACCGCATTCGGCGGGCTGGGCATCAGTCTTGCCCCGGTTGCGGTACACGCCGAAGGGCTGGCCATCGACAAGGCCACCCTGACCACTTCCGTCTGCTGCTATTGTGCCGTGGGCTGTGGTCTGCTGGTCTGGACCGACCCCGCCACCGGGCGCACCATCAACATCGAAGGCAATCCGGACCACCCCACCAACGAAGGCACCCTGTGTCCCAAGGGGTCGTCCATCTGGCAGACCACGGAGCAGAGCCAGCGCATCACCAAGGTGCTGTACCGCGCCCCCGGCAGCGACAAGTGGGAGGAAAAGTCGTGGGACTGGGCGTTGCCGCGCATCGCCCGCAAGATCAAGGACACCCGCGACGCCTCGTTCGAGGCCGTCAATGACAAGGGCCAGCCGGTCAACCGCACCCGCGCCATCGCCTCCGTCGGGTCCGCCGCCATCGACAACGAGGAGGGCTGGCTGCTGCAGGCCATGCACCGCTCCCTCGGCCTGGTGTATCTGGAGAGCCACGCCCGCATCTGACACAGTTCCACTGTGGGGGCTCTGGCAGAGTCCTACGGACGCGGCGCGATGACGAATCACTGGATCGACCTCAAGAACAGCGACGTGTTGCTGATCATGGGCAGCAACGCGGCGGAAAACCATCCCATCTCGTTCAAGTGGGTAACCCGCGCCCAGCAGCGCGGGGCAACGCTGATCCACGTGGACCCGCGCTTCACGCGCACCTCGGCCAAGGCAGACCTGTACGCGCCCATCCGTTCGGGCACGGACCTGGTGTTCTTTGGCGGGCTGATCAGGCACATTCTCGACAACGAGCTGTATTTCAAGCAGTACGTGGTGGACTACACCAACGCCGCGTACCTTGTGGGGCCGGACTACGAGTTCAAGGACGGCCTGTTCTCCGGCTTCAACCCGCAGACGGCCAGTTACGACCGCAAGAAGTGGGCCTTCGTCACCGACGACAAGGGCGTCAGCCTGAAGGATCCCACCCTGAAGGACCCGCGCTGCGTGTTGCAGGTCATGCGTCGTCACTATGCCCGCTACGACCTGAAGACCGTGGTGAACGTCACCGGCATGCCGGAAGACAAGGTGCTGGCGGTGTGGAATGCCTTTGCGTCCACCGGCAAGCCCGACAAGGCGGGCACCATCCTGTACGCCATGGGTCAGTGCCAGCACACCGTGGGCGTGCAGAACATCCGCGCCCTGTCCATGATCCAGATGCTGCTCGGCAACATCGGCATCGCGGGCGGCGGGGTGAATGCGCTGCGCGGCGAATCCAACGTGCAGGGCACCACCGACATCGCCCTCTTGTGCGACAACCTGCCCGGCTACCTGCCCATTCCCCGCGCCATCTGGGCCGATTACGACGCCTACGTGAAGGCGGGCACCCCGGTCACGGCCGATCCGCAAAGCGCCAACTGGTGGTCCAACCTGGACAAGTACGCGGCATCCCTGCTGAAGGCCATGTACCCCACGGCGGACCACAAGGAAGCGTACACCTGGCTGCCCAAGATCGACGACACCAAGGTGGTGGAATACTCCTGGCTGTCGCTGTTCGAGCGCATGTACAACGGCGGCTTCAAGGGCGCGTTCGTGTGGGGGCAAAACCCCTGCGCGGGCGGGGCCAACGCGGGCAAGAACCGCAAGGGTCTGACCAACCTGGACTGGATGGTGGTGGTCAACCTGTTCGAGAACGAGACCTCGCTGTTCTGGAAGGGCCCGGGCGTCAACCCCAAGGACGTGAAGACCGAGGTGTTCTTTCTGCCCGCGTGCATGAGCGTGGAAAAGGACGGCTCCGTGGCCAACTCCGGCCGCTGGCTGCAGTGGCGTGAAAAGAGCGCGAAGTTCATGGGCGATTCCATGAGCGACGGCGACATCGTCATCCGGCTGTTCGAGGAAGTGCGCAAGCTGTACAAGGCAGAGGGCGGCAAGCACCCGCAACCCATCCTGAACCTGGATACCGCGTACCTGAAGGATGGCGTGTACGACGCCAGCGCGCTGGCCAAACGGCTCAACGGCACCTTCATGAAGGACGTGACCGTCGCGGGCAAGGAGTGGAAGGCAGGCCAACAGGTGCCCGGCTTTGCCGCGTTGCAGGCCGACGGCTCCACCGCGTGCGGCTGCTGGTTGTTCTCCGGCAGCTACACCGAACAGGGCAACATGATGGCCCGGCACGACCGCACCCAGACCCCGGAACAGGCGGCCATCGGCCTGTTCCCCAACTGGTCGTATTCCTGGCCCGCCAACCGGCGCATCCTGTACAACCGCGCCGGGGTGGACCAGACGGGCAAGCCCTTCGACCCCAAGCGCGCGGTCATCGCCTGGACCGGCGAAAAGTGGGTGGGCGACGTGCCCGACGGCGGGTGGAAACCCGGCGAGAAGCTGCCGTTCATCATGATCCGCGAAGGGCGCGGCCAACTGTTCGGTCCGGGGCGCGTGGACGGTCCCCTGCCGGAACATTACGAACCCTTCGAAAGCCCGCTGGCGGGCAACCCCCTGTCGCCGCAACGGGTCAACCCCACGGCCCTGCACTTCGCGCACGAGGAAAAGGCCGTGCGCGACCCGCGCTTCCCCTATGTGTGCACCACCTATCGGGTGACCGAGCAGTGGCAGTCCGGCACCATGACCCGCAAGACCGCATGGCTGAAGGAAATGCAGCCCGACGGTTTCTGCGAGATGAGCCGTGAACTGGCGGCAGAACTGGGCGTGAAGAACGGCGAGCAGGTGGTGCTGGAATCGGTGCGCGGCAAGGTGCAGGTGGTGGCCATCGTCACCCCGCGCCTGAAGCCGTTCACCGTCATGGGCGAAACGGTGCATCAGGTGGGCATTCCCTGGCAGTTCGGCTGGGGCCAGAAGAAGAACGCCACGTTCGACTCGGCCAACCTGCTGTCGCCTTCGGTGGGTGATCCCAATACCGGGATACCTGAAACGAAGGTATTCATGGTCAACGTGCGCAAGGCACAGCCCGGAAAGCAAGGGTAG
- a CDS encoding TetR/AcrR family transcriptional regulator: MALGRPPRDRRSEILEIAGPLFLEHGYQGTSMSRIASALGGSKGTLYAYFGSKEALFEAYMEDRVRVRGAAVFDLPPHADDLGEVLRLLGTRYINLITDQEPQAVLRLLYHEAPRFPEIGRIFYETCLLRGRRLLAAYLTRADALGVLRIPDAEVAAEHFLALCQSTVQMPVMLCVKTEVSDAEARNAVEAAVTVFLAAYAA, from the coding sequence ATGGCGCTAGGCCGCCCCCCCCGGGACCGCAGGTCCGAAATTCTCGAAATCGCCGGACCGCTGTTTCTCGAACACGGCTACCAGGGCACGTCCATGTCGCGCATTGCAAGTGCCCTTGGCGGCTCAAAGGGCACCTTGTACGCCTATTTCGGCAGCAAGGAAGCCCTGTTCGAAGCCTACATGGAAGACCGGGTGCGCGTGCGCGGCGCCGCCGTGTTCGACCTGCCCCCCCACGCCGACGATCTGGGCGAAGTGCTGCGCCTGCTGGGCACACGGTACATCAACCTGATCACCGACCAGGAGCCGCAGGCCGTGTTGCGCCTGCTGTACCACGAGGCACCGCGCTTTCCGGAGATCGGACGCATCTTTTATGAAACATGCCTTCTGCGCGGCAGGCGACTGCTGGCGGCGTACCTCACCCGCGCGGACGCGCTGGGCGTGCTGCGCATCCCCGATGCCGAGGTGGCCGCCGAGCATTTTCTGGCCCTGTGTCAGTCCACCGTGCAGATGCCGGTGATGCTCTGCGTGAAGACCGAGGTGAGTGACGCAGAGGCCCGAAACGCCGTGGAGGCTGCCGTCACCGTCTTTCTTGCCGCTTACGCGGCGTAG